In Leifsonia sp. ZF2019, a genomic segment contains:
- a CDS encoding LacI family DNA-binding transcriptional regulator produces the protein MSSETPRPGRRSGAAPTLKDVAAVAGVSYRTVSNVVNGHRYISQSTREKVEAAIAQLDYRPQLAARQLRSGRSNLLTLSVPFISHPYFAQLAHAVVGQAERVGYDVVIDETRGMLERELRVAAGFRAILTDGILFSPLTIDLERFEAERGPTPLVLLGERFRSDRIDSVVVDNVRSTHDVTRALIDEGRSRLAFLGDVESGTVGAAPADLRLAGFSRALEDAGLRPARIVTVAQWDQVNPHGDYSRQEGYDRTTELIARGLDIDGLVCANDLLAIGALRAFREHGIAVPEQVAVVGWDNTAEAAYSAPSLTTVAPDMDELARLAVAAMLRRLDDPEAPTRTSVAPYQVVRRDSTGAPARGET, from the coding sequence GTGAGTAGCGAGACCCCCCGGCCCGGACGGCGATCGGGCGCAGCCCCGACCCTCAAAGATGTCGCTGCGGTGGCCGGCGTGTCATACCGCACGGTCTCCAACGTCGTGAACGGCCACCGCTACATCAGTCAGAGCACCCGCGAGAAGGTCGAGGCGGCCATCGCTCAGCTCGACTACCGACCGCAACTCGCCGCCCGTCAGCTCCGCAGTGGCCGCAGCAACCTCCTGACGCTCTCGGTGCCCTTCATCTCGCACCCGTACTTCGCCCAGCTCGCCCACGCCGTCGTCGGCCAGGCCGAGAGAGTCGGGTACGACGTCGTCATCGACGAGACGCGCGGCATGCTCGAGCGCGAGCTGCGCGTCGCCGCGGGATTCCGCGCCATCCTCACCGACGGGATCCTCTTCAGCCCGCTGACCATCGATCTGGAGCGCTTCGAGGCCGAGCGCGGCCCGACGCCGCTCGTCCTTCTCGGCGAGCGCTTCCGCAGCGACCGCATCGACAGCGTGGTCGTCGACAACGTCCGCTCCACGCACGACGTCACCCGCGCGCTCATCGATGAGGGTCGGAGCCGGCTCGCCTTCCTGGGCGACGTCGAGTCGGGCACGGTCGGCGCGGCCCCTGCCGATCTGCGCCTGGCCGGCTTCTCGCGAGCGCTCGAGGACGCCGGCCTGCGTCCGGCGCGGATCGTCACGGTCGCCCAATGGGACCAGGTGAACCCGCACGGCGACTACTCCCGCCAGGAGGGATACGACCGCACGACGGAGCTCATCGCCCGCGGCCTCGACATCGACGGCCTGGTGTGCGCCAACGACCTCCTCGCGATCGGCGCCCTGCGCGCGTTCCGGGAACACGGGATCGCCGTCCCGGAGCAGGTCGCCGTCGTGGGCTGGGACAACACGGCCGAAGCCGCGTACAGCGCGCCCAGCCTCACCACCGTCGCTCCCGACATGGACGAACTCGCCCGCCTCGCGGTCGCCGCCATGCTCCGCCGCCTGGACGACCCGGAGGCGCCGACACGCACGTCGGTCGCCCCCTACCAGGTGGTGCGCCGCGACTCGACCGGCGCGCCCGCACGAGGTGAGACGTGA
- a CDS encoding ABC transporter substrate-binding protein, translating into MTRFPRSGRRALGAALAAAVALAGLTACGSDERTSAPADGGGLGTAEKHVAITMMSNDAFAQQWQEQLVPEFNKKYPYVDVTIDAVPYTELLAKGMLNGTDTDPQYDLITLDDPWTPQLAQAGVLLDLTKDAAPWTEKGYDWSDFNSAPLAASEWDGKQYGVPLRSNMLLMFYNKDLYAKAGVPEPTPDLTWSEYMKQAPRLVQDTDGDGKPDSWAVGLTWMKGVLSPPFWQAVLNSNGGKLFTDEMKPAFDTAAGAAALQTQVDLLKYAPPGAESYNYTEPLDAFRQGKIATIFTWGSAYKSAAVDPAVTTLTPEQVGIQTMPAGSAGPSTHRGIWSGAVFKNSAHPEAAWTFLQWMSSRDGERFCTDTFGSFPARSSTLASTPAQPWMRPVFDTLQSAYDVAAKGEMWRPRSPESNAIQEVLADQTSAAVLGGISSSDALGKAKTQIEELLK; encoded by the coding sequence ATGACCCGATTCCCCCGATCCGGTCGACGAGCGCTCGGAGCGGCCCTCGCCGCTGCTGTCGCGCTGGCCGGGCTGACAGCGTGCGGCTCCGACGAGCGCACGTCCGCACCCGCTGACGGAGGCGGACTCGGCACAGCCGAGAAGCACGTCGCGATCACCATGATGTCGAACGATGCGTTCGCCCAGCAGTGGCAAGAGCAGCTGGTCCCGGAGTTCAACAAGAAGTATCCCTACGTCGACGTCACGATCGATGCGGTCCCCTACACAGAACTGCTCGCCAAGGGCATGCTCAACGGAACCGACACCGATCCGCAGTACGACCTCATCACCCTCGACGACCCGTGGACCCCGCAGCTGGCCCAGGCGGGTGTGCTCCTCGATCTCACGAAGGATGCGGCCCCGTGGACCGAGAAGGGCTACGACTGGTCCGACTTCAACTCGGCGCCGCTGGCCGCGAGCGAATGGGACGGCAAGCAGTATGGCGTCCCATTGCGCTCCAACATGCTCCTCATGTTCTACAACAAGGACCTCTACGCGAAGGCGGGGGTCCCTGAGCCGACGCCGGACCTGACCTGGAGCGAGTACATGAAGCAGGCACCGCGACTCGTCCAGGACACCGACGGGGACGGCAAGCCCGACTCGTGGGCCGTCGGCCTCACCTGGATGAAGGGAGTGCTCTCCCCGCCTTTCTGGCAGGCCGTCCTCAACTCCAACGGCGGAAAGCTGTTCACCGACGAGATGAAGCCCGCCTTCGACACCGCAGCCGGCGCGGCCGCCCTGCAGACCCAGGTGGACCTTCTGAAGTACGCCCCGCCGGGAGCGGAGTCCTATAACTACACCGAGCCCCTCGACGCGTTCCGCCAGGGCAAGATCGCGACGATCTTCACCTGGGGCAGCGCCTACAAGAGCGCCGCCGTCGACCCGGCCGTCACCACGCTCACGCCCGAGCAGGTCGGTATCCAGACGATGCCGGCCGGCTCGGCCGGACCCTCGACCCACCGCGGCATCTGGAGCGGCGCCGTCTTCAAGAACTCGGCACACCCGGAGGCGGCCTGGACCTTCCTGCAGTGGATGAGCTCCCGGGATGGCGAGCGGTTCTGCACCGACACCTTCGGCTCGTTCCCCGCGCGGTCGTCGACCCTCGCATCGACCCCGGCCCAGCCGTGGATGCGACCGGTCTTCGACACCCTGCAGAGCGCTTACGACGTCGCCGCGAAGGGCGAGATGTGGCGGCCGCGTTCGCCGGAGTCGAATGCCATCCAGGAAGTCCTCGCCGACCAGACCAGCGCCGCGGTTCTCGGAGGGATCTCCAGCTCCGACGCGCTGGGCAAGGCGAAGACGCAGATCGAGGAGCTCCTGAAATAG